In the Oreochromis aureus strain Israel breed Guangdong linkage group 14, ZZ_aureus, whole genome shotgun sequence genome, one interval contains:
- the si:dkey-52l18.4 gene encoding uncharacterized protein si:dkey-52l18.4 isoform X1 produces MYTYLLGVICFVCIFQAGLCAEECQLSILAKRDMDYVPEGDSLSLSCVVQHCGNNWTAAWMWENSTYDFRKPVKESERHHLTNKTISASQTKLFLNIQSVNQSDEGSYGCMVVWDTGLTENGHRTHVNITAALITGPSPRKLLHRVLICVCALLCLPIILELARCLSSEVKPQPLPRAQVIYEVPYATQPTILAPQPPPRCPVPQKCKAYPPKAPPKVKRKPEVMYAVISQGALKQQRATRQPAQSATVYSSLRFDNP; encoded by the exons ATGTATACCTATCTCCTCGGTGTCATCTGCTTCGTCTGTATCTTCCAAGCTG GTCTCTGTGCTGAAGAATGCCAACTTAGTATTTTGGCAAAACGCGATATGGATTATGTGCCAGAAGGGGACAGCTTGTCATTGTCCTGTGTAGTTCAGCACTGTGGAAACAACTGGACCGCTGCCTGGATGTGGGAAAATTCAACATATGATTTTAGGAAGCCTGTGAAGGAAAGCGAGAGACACCATTTGACCAACAAGACAATTTCAGCCAGTCAGACAAAGCTATTCTTAAACATCCAGAGTGTCAACCAGTCGGATGAAGGTTCCTATGGATGCATGGTTGTTTGGGATACAGGTCTAACTGAAAATGGACATCGCACGCACGTGAACATTACCGCAG CTCTCATCACAGGTCCCTCTCCAAGGAAACTCCTGCACAGGGTTTTgatctgtgtttgtgcattacTCTGCCTTCCCATCATCCTGGAACTGGCTCGCTGTCTGAGCTCAGAGGTCAAACCACAGCCACTTCCCAGGGCACAGGTCATATACGAAGTTCCATACGCAACCCAACCAACCATCTTGGCTCCTCAACCTCCACCTCGATGCCCGGTACCACAGAAATGCAAAGCATACCCTCCCAAAG ctcCACCTAAAGTCAAGAGGAAGCCAGAA GTGATGTATGCGGTGATTTCCCAAGGTGCACTGAAGCAGCAGAGAGCCACGAGACAGCCTGCCCAGTCTGCAACTGTCTACTCATCCCTCAGATTTGACAACCCCTAA
- the si:dkey-52l18.4 gene encoding uncharacterized protein si:dkey-52l18.4 isoform X2 produces MYTYLLGVICFVCIFQAGLCAEECQLSILAKRDMDYVPEGDSLSLSCVVQHCGNNWTAAWMWENSTYDFRKPVKESERHHLTNKTISASQTKLFLNIQSVNQSDEGSYGCMVVWDTGLTENGHRTHVNITAGPSPRKLLHRVLICVCALLCLPIILELARCLSSEVKPQPLPRAQVIYEVPYATQPTILAPQPPPRCPVPQKCKAYPPKAPPKVKRKPEVMYAVISQGALKQQRATRQPAQSATVYSSLRFDNP; encoded by the exons ATGTATACCTATCTCCTCGGTGTCATCTGCTTCGTCTGTATCTTCCAAGCTG GTCTCTGTGCTGAAGAATGCCAACTTAGTATTTTGGCAAAACGCGATATGGATTATGTGCCAGAAGGGGACAGCTTGTCATTGTCCTGTGTAGTTCAGCACTGTGGAAACAACTGGACCGCTGCCTGGATGTGGGAAAATTCAACATATGATTTTAGGAAGCCTGTGAAGGAAAGCGAGAGACACCATTTGACCAACAAGACAATTTCAGCCAGTCAGACAAAGCTATTCTTAAACATCCAGAGTGTCAACCAGTCGGATGAAGGTTCCTATGGATGCATGGTTGTTTGGGATACAGGTCTAACTGAAAATGGACATCGCACGCACGTGAACATTACCGCAG GTCCCTCTCCAAGGAAACTCCTGCACAGGGTTTTgatctgtgtttgtgcattacTCTGCCTTCCCATCATCCTGGAACTGGCTCGCTGTCTGAGCTCAGAGGTCAAACCACAGCCACTTCCCAGGGCACAGGTCATATACGAAGTTCCATACGCAACCCAACCAACCATCTTGGCTCCTCAACCTCCACCTCGATGCCCGGTACCACAGAAATGCAAAGCATACCCTCCCAAAG ctcCACCTAAAGTCAAGAGGAAGCCAGAA GTGATGTATGCGGTGATTTCCCAAGGTGCACTGAAGCAGCAGAGAGCCACGAGACAGCCTGCCCAGTCTGCAACTGTCTACTCATCCCTCAGATTTGACAACCCCTAA